A region of the Blastocatellia bacterium genome:
TCGTTGCCGGTGCGGCGCTTCAGTGGTTGCGTGATCGCTGTAAATTTTTTGTTGATATGAGTGAGACAGAAGCGATGGCGCGCTCTGTGCCTGACACGGGCGGCGTGTTTTTTGTGCCGGCGTTTGTTGGTTTGGGAGCGCCCTACTGGGACATGCAGGCGCGAGGAGTGATCGTTGGACTGACGCAGGTCACCGAGCCGGCTCACATTGTCCGCGCAGCGCTTGAAGCAATGGCCTATCAGTCACGTGATGTGTTGGAATGTTTGCAGGCAGATGCTGCGATGCCTATCAAGTCACTGCGCGTGGATGGCGGCGCTTCGGCTAACAATTTCCTATGTCAATTTCAAGCCGATATTCTTGGTCTTCCTGTGGAACGAGCCTCCGTTCAGGAGACCACAGCACTAGGCGCAGCCTTGTTGGCCGGTCTAGCCGTTGGGTTTTGGGGTGATAAACATGATGTGGCATCGCTTTGGAGAGCAGATCGGATATTCACGCCGGCGATGTCTGCCAATGAGCGAGACAAACTTTACGCGGCATGGAAGCAGGCTGTTGTGCGCGCTGGTGGATGGTCAGCGGTGGTGATGTAGGCAACATGGGTTCTCATCCACAGCATGAACATCTGCGATCTGATCGGCCTGAGACTCAGTACATCTGGGGACGTCATTCAGTCCTTGAAGCATTGCGCTCAGGCCGTCGGCCTATCCACAAACTCTATGTTGCCCGCGAAGCGCAAGACCCACAGATGCAAACGATGATCGCTCTGTCGCGCGCCAACGGTGCACTGGTTCAAAGAGTGGAGCGGTCAGCGTTAGATCGGTTAACCAATCGGGGCAAGCATCAGGGCGTTGTCGCTGTTGTTGCGGCGCAGGCGTTTTTTGACGAGGAAGCCCTCTTTGATGAGTTGACCGACAATTCAATTCTAGTCGTCCTCGATCAGGTGCAAGACCCACATAATCTGGGCGCAATCATACGAACAGCCCATTGTGCAGGCGTTGACGCTGTGATTATCACGAAGCATCGCAGTTCCGGGTTGACGGATGTTGTAGCCAAGACGGCTGCTGGGGCGCTTGAGTATACGCGGGTGGTCAGGGTGACAAATTTAGCCACATTTCTTGAGCGGTTGAAGCAAGCGGGTTTTCAGCTCATCGGCGTGTGTCCTGAAGGACAAGTCAGTTATACGTCGGCGAGCTGGGATGGTCGCCTGGCCATTATCTTCGGGTCAGAAGGGAAGGGGCTTCGACGATTAACGAAGGAGTCCTGTCACCAACTTGTCTGCATACCGATGCGCGGCAAGATTGACTCGCTCAATGTCTCGGTGGCCGTCGGTGTAGTGCTCTTTGAAGCTATCCGGCGGAGGAATAGAACCGTGTGAAGCGACGAATTTGAAGGCGAATGACCCTGGCATCTTCTGCGTTGAAGCGCAGAGGCGAGGGTCATTCGATTCAGCATCAGTGGTGTCGTCGGCTAGAACGATGCTCGATGAGAGTCAGTTCCAAAAAGATTAGCCTGAGATTTGAGAGATGAAGCAAAACATGCAGCGGACATTTCGGCAGCACGAGCGTTGCAAAAAAGATGAGCGTGCGATTTGAGAAATGAGAGTGCTCTGGCTACAATAAGGGGCGTAACAGCCATCCTACATGAAGAGGACAAAGATGCCTGAATCACCGGATAAACCCAAGGTCGTTCGATTAATCAAGAAGAGCCAGTTGCCCAGCCTGGCTGACGAATCACCGCCGGTTAAGGAGAGTAGTCCCAGTCAGCCATCGGAGCCGAGCCAGCTCAGTTCGTCTGCTGAGCCGCCGCAGTGGAAAAGCGAGCGTGGCCCCATACGGTTCAACCGGCCACGTCGGCCAGGCCCGCCTGGCAAAGGGAGAGTTTCTCCGTGGTCCAAAAAGCCATCAGGCAAAAAAACGAAAGCTCATGCCGGGGCGGCTTCCTCGAAGGTGCGGACCCAAGCACGCGCATCTGCCCCACGAGCGGCTAAACCGGCTAAACCAGCTCCGGTCGTATTGACGCCAGCTCAGCAAGAGGAAATTCTCAATTTGTACAGAGAAATGGTGGGCAAGGGCGAACGACCGCCAGAAGGGCGACGAGTCAAAATTGCCACTCTGTTAAACATTCCCTATGCGGCTGTTGCTCAGGTGGTCAGAGAGCACGTGACACATGAGCGTTACCGACGAACCAATTTTGAAATTGAGAAGCTGTATTGGCAGCAGGTTCGTCTTGGCCAGAAGAATGCGGGAACGATCGCTCAACAGATTGCCACGCAATTGAATCTGGATCTCGGGCGTGTGTGGTGGTGGCTGGAAAAGCTTCACGAACCGCGCAAGTCGTTCGTTCATGACCCTGAATTGGGAGAAGCGGAGAAAAATGGCATTCTCGCTGCTTATGAGGCATACCTTCAGCAAGCCGAGCCTCCGGAGAAAGGATTGCATCAAACATTGGCCGAGCAGATCGGCAATGTGACGCCTCGGCAGGTTCATAAAGTGTTATGGGCCTATC
Encoded here:
- the rlmB gene encoding 23S rRNA (guanosine(2251)-2'-O)-methyltransferase RlmB codes for the protein MGSHPQHEHLRSDRPETQYIWGRHSVLEALRSGRRPIHKLYVAREAQDPQMQTMIALSRANGALVQRVERSALDRLTNRGKHQGVVAVVAAQAFFDEEALFDELTDNSILVVLDQVQDPHNLGAIIRTAHCAGVDAVIITKHRSSGLTDVVAKTAAGALEYTRVVRVTNLATFLERLKQAGFQLIGVCPEGQVSYTSASWDGRLAIIFGSEGKGLRRLTKESCHQLVCIPMRGKIDSLNVSVAVGVVLFEAIRRRNRTV